A single region of the Thermodesulfatator indicus DSM 15286 genome encodes:
- a CDS encoding 4Fe-4S binding protein, with product MSKNYKRLRFLILFLAFLVILVNPFLNYYFQISFIQGWYQSLSIGKLWFVSPLEGFESILISKTIYLPLLIALLWPVLLASFLGRVFCSWICPISFLSELQERLLKVFKFKRKRDLIILPRRTIWFTLIGDVILAMILGAPIFVFLSPPGLVGREIMMAVFFHTLAIEGIVILLVLFMNFFTRRFFCRYFCPLGGMLAFLGSKRSLRIIRDKDSCKECRMCERVCPLGLSPLKDESKDVYCWNCGDCLDACRFKALRFHWKPNLPQD from the coding sequence ATGTCTAAAAATTACAAGCGTTTGAGATTTTTAATCCTTTTTCTGGCCTTTTTAGTTATTTTAGTGAATCCCTTTCTCAATTACTATTTTCAAATAAGTTTTATCCAGGGATGGTATCAATCACTGAGTATAGGTAAACTGTGGTTTGTTTCTCCTCTTGAGGGCTTTGAAAGCATTTTAATTTCCAAAACAATTTATCTTCCTCTTTTAATAGCTCTATTGTGGCCAGTGCTTCTAGCTTCATTTTTAGGTAGGGTTTTCTGTAGTTGGATTTGTCCTATAAGTTTTCTTTCAGAACTTCAAGAACGTCTTTTAAAAGTTTTTAAGTTCAAAAGAAAAAGGGACCTAATAATTTTACCTAGGCGTACTATTTGGTTTACCTTAATTGGTGATGTAATTTTAGCTATGATCCTTGGGGCTCCAATTTTCGTTTTTCTTTCTCCTCCTGGTTTAGTTGGGCGCGAAATAATGATGGCGGTTTTCTTCCACACTCTGGCTATTGAAGGAATAGTAATTCTACTAGTTCTTTTTATGAATTTTTTCACCCGTAGATTTTTTTGTCGATATTTTTGCCCCTTAGGGGGAATGTTAGCCTTTCTCGGAAGTAAGCGTTCTTTAAGAATTATTAGAGATAAAGATTCTTGTAAAGAATGTAGAATGTGTGAAAGGGTGTGTCCCTTGGGGCTTTCACCTTTAAAAGACGAAAGTAAGGATGTTTATTGTTGGAATTGTGGAGATTGTTTGGATGCCTGCCGTTTTAAAGCCTTAAGATTTCATTGGAAACCTAATCTCCCTCAGGATTAA
- a CDS encoding 4Fe-4S dicluster domain-containing protein, with product MASPVKRNHLRPPGAVSEDLFAAKCVRCGRCAEICPYHSIRILDIRQGIFAGTPIIEVEKIPCYLCMKCVEVCPTGTLLPVKMEEVRMGVAVINKRYCITWVGQALCRTCYNVCPLKEKAIKLDQLRPVVIEENCTGCGLCTHSCPLNPKAINIEPIYAFRKR from the coding sequence TTGGCCTCGCCGGTTAAGCGCAACCACTTAAGGCCTCCTGGGGCTGTTTCTGAAGACTTATTTGCCGCCAAGTGCGTGCGCTGTGGCCGTTGCGCCGAAATTTGCCCCTATCATTCTATTAGAATTCTTGATATTCGCCAGGGAATTTTTGCAGGTACTCCTATTATCGAAGTGGAAAAGATTCCCTGTTATCTCTGTATGAAGTGCGTAGAGGTCTGTCCTACGGGAACGCTTCTTCCGGTTAAGATGGAAGAAGTACGTATGGGAGTGGCGGTTATTAACAAAAGATATTGTATAACTTGGGTAGGGCAGGCTTTATGTCGCACCTGTTACAATGTCTGTCCCCTGAAAGAGAAAGCAATTAAACTTGATCAGCTAAGGCCGGTTGTTATCGAAGAAAATTGCACAGGCTGTGGTCTCTGTACCCATAGTTGTCCTTTAAATCCTAAAGCTATCAACATCGAACCAATTTACGCCTTTAGAAAGAGATAG